GTCGACTAAgcggcggggatggtggtggtggtgatgatgttgggcgGTCTGTGCTGTTGATGCCAAGAGATtgacccctgagcccctttCGAGGTTGGGTTCGGGCTGATGTTGGCCAGCTGCTGAAGAATGATTATCGACATATACTTGGACACTTTCAAACCAGGTTTCGGATGAACATATGCAGTTGGATGCTCCAGACACCAAGTCTGTGTTGAACTTGCGAATCAAATACAGCGATGCTCAAAGGTGAAATGGGTGACGGCTATTCTGTGGTAATGTGCGTATGGTGCAAGATGGCAGGTGGTGTTCATCTAATGTCTGAGTGAAATTGATCTTGCTGGTGGCCAGTTAGTAACTTGTTCAAGAACGAATGAGTCGAGAAGCTACAGCAGGCCTGCGGTGGGAGACGAACTGGTTGTGGTGTGAATTGAGACGCTCAAAGCCCAATCTGGCTTCTCTGTCTCGTCGCTGAACTGGGAGAGTCtgtgcttgcttgcttggaGCTTCTGAACTCAATATTCTAGCAGCTTGCCGCACAGCAAGAGAATCCTCCCGCTACCGAATTTGATGAATGGAAGCTGAAGTTGTAAGTCAAAGTCGTGAAGAGGCCAGCAATTCGATGTGGTGGGTCAAGTTACAAAGACGTGCAATTACAAGTTAACGAATTCAGGCACACGTGGTCCGTGCCTTGTGCCAAGACACAATGACGGTGTTGTGGGGAAATGCATTCCCCTGCCGACCGCGCATTTGAGTGCTGCTGGAAAACACGACCGCCCGGCAGAATCGCCGCGCAAGCTCCCTCCCTCTTTAGCTTTCCTGGAAATACCTTTTGGAACTGCCCCACGATCACATTGCTTCTGTCGCTTCCTTTGGTCAATCGCGTCTCGATATGCCGATTCAACCAAACATCAAATAACCATGCCGCCGCGACGCCTATTTGGACCGCAGTACCTGTCGTGCTTTTACTGTGGCCATACCACCAAACTGCGCAACGATGGCAGTACAACACACTTCCGGTGTCTCTCTTGCGATGCCGACAACTATCGCGATAGGGTAGAGTTCTATCCTTCCTGTCAAAGGGCCCCTCTATACTGACATGACACTAGAATGGCGAGCCGGTCGACCCTCCAGTGGCACGAACTAATACTTCGACGCCCGCACCTCGATACGCTGTCCCACGCCCTGGGTCCCCTCCAGCAAGCCCGGCCAACTCAGTCTTTTGCAAGACGTGCTTAAACAACCAACGTCTTTTGAGTGCCAGTCTTGCCCAATATCTTCCCGATTCGGACGAGTCCGACGATTCAGACAACGGGGAGCGAGAGAGCCAGTTTGATGAGTTTCGCATTACCCAAGAGCGCATCTATCCCCAGATGTGTGCCGAGTGTGAGCCCAAAGTCCGGCAGCGTCTAGACCAGGCGGCCTACACAGCCAAGACCGATACCCTTCGGCGCATGATGGACCGCAACTCCAACATTCGGCGCAAGATTTACATCCAGTCGAGGATGCCTATAAAGATACTGAACGGCATTGGGAGATTGCTGTGGGTGTTGGGCTTTGTGTTACAACTTGTGTGGCATAGTTTGCTCTCTaccacaaacaccaaccagaTCCCATATTCCTCTTGGCTGCCATTGTCAGACACATTGCTGAAATGGAGCATTGGAGCCACagttttgggggtttggtggaaTCCACGGTTGTTGGATATGATAGCTGGAAACAGCAGGCAGGTTACCGGGCTATTTCGCTGGTATTTGATTCAGTTTATTGCCGTCTTCTCGCGTATATATTTGCGTGTTGCTCCAGACTCTGCAAATGCTGCTTTGCGGAAGTTGCCCTTCCAAACCAATTTGCAAATCATCGGCGCGACTGCTGCCACCATAGTATGTGCTATCCATCCATCTATTCATGTCCAAGATCAGATACTAATCAGCAAGCAGCTATTTTTGATGTCATGGCAGTCGGTCGGCCTCAAGCCTTTGCCTGTAATCAAACCAACCGCGAAACAATCAAACCAGTCCTCATTACGGGGGAGACCAGTCGCAAAGAAGACGCCTGCCTCTTCCGGAGCCAAACCCAGAGCCTCCAGTGCGAAGAAGGACACCATAAAGTCTCTGGGAGATCTGCTGGATGAGCTGGAGCATATTGAGAGCTCCCCTCCAGAACCAAAACGACCAAGCACAGCAGCATCTACTGTCTATGATTTGTCACCCCTCAGACGCGCGAGGGATGAGCCGCGTGCACCACGAATGGGCTTTACACATACCTTGGAAGCCCAGCAGCTTACCAACTCTCTTACTAGCATTCAAGAGCTTGACTCGATGAATCTTGTCTCACCGTCCTTTTTTCAGGAGCCCCCTCAAAGGCAGGTCAATTATTCTGCAGAAATGGAGTGGGAGCCAGCGCCACCGCAACAGCAGGTCTCCTCGCATCGCGCTTTCAGCACTCAGGGCCAACGCAAGGCTCAGCCGTTTGGGGCTGCCCCAGTAGAACCCAAGAAGGGTCCGTTCTGGTACAAAGTCCCGCCGGCTCCAGTAACGCCTGCGCAGAGAGCATTTAACCCTCCGAACCAACCAAGACTGAGACCAAGCCCGGTGCAAGGTCAAGAAATTCAGTTCCGGGGCACTGGGACGCCCCAGAAGCAGTTGACTAGCAGTCGGCACTATGAGCCCGCGCCAGAATTTGCTCCAGCAACCTTCTTTGCGCAGCCAGGTCCGGATGACCCGAGAAACGAACTGACCGGCATGTTTTCGGGCAGTTTCAGTCTCGAGCACGAGAGTCCGAAGGAAGAAAAGCCACAGTCGACATGGCTTGGAAGATTGCGGAACAGAACACCGGCATCAAACAAGAAGAAGTAGGAAGATGACAGAAAAATGGTTGTGATCGATTCACACAATAACGTGTACATGAATGATTAGGATACtggggtggttggatgggtAGGGTCAGGATACGGCGGGGTTTTCTGTTTAGAAATATGTATACCCCTTTCATGTAGGTTGAAGAGTCATGCCCAGCAGGTTGTCAGGGCAACCTGACCCGATCAGGCGATCATGTAAATATTAGGTGTCGCCAGCCCCATTTTCATCGGTTTAAACAATTTCCATGGTGTTGTCAACCGGTTTTGCAGGCTTTTGCGTTGAGAGCTTTCGGACCCAGTCAAGTTGCCACTCTCAGTCCAAGATCCGGTTCTCTTACCAATTAGGGCCGTCACACGGCACAGGATTTTGCTGGCACTATCTCACGTCAGTGACGGCATAGATCGGAACCCCCTGGTCAAGCTATTGTCTTGAACATCGTGAACCTCACTCCGACCGCTTCTGACTTTCGACATCATCCAAAATGGAAAACCCAAatgacaacaacgacaactcGCACTCCCACTACCGCACAACCGGCACACGCCGAATCCCCTCATGGCTCAATGCCATACCCTCCGAAGCAGGCGGGGGAAGCGATGC
The window above is part of the Podospora bellae-mahoneyi strain CBS 112042 chromosome 3, whole genome shotgun sequence genome. Proteins encoded here:
- a CDS encoding hypothetical protein (EggNog:ENOG503P1ZG; COG:S): MPPRRLFGPQYLSCFYCGHTTKLRNDGSTTHFRCLSCDADNYRDRNGEPVDPPVARTNTSTPAPRYAVPRPGSPPASPANSVFCKTCLNNQRLLSASLAQYLPDSDESDDSDNGERESQFDEFRITQERIYPQMCAECEPKVRQRLDQAAYTAKTDTLRRMMDRNSNIRRKIYIQSRMPIKILNGIGRLLWVLGFVLQLVWHSLLSTTNTNQIPYSSWLPLSDTLLKWSIGATVLGVWWNPRLLDMIAGNSRQVTGLFRWYLIQFIAVFSRIYLRVAPDSANAALRKLPFQTNLQIIGATAATILFLMSWQSVGLKPLPVIKPTAKQSNQSSLRGRPVAKKTPASSGAKPRASSAKKDTIKSLGDLLDELEHIESSPPEPKRPSTAASTVYDLSPLRRARDEPRAPRMGFTHTLEAQQLTNSLTSIQELDSMNLVSPSFFQEPPQRQVNYSAEMEWEPAPPQQQVSSHRAFSTQGQRKAQPFGAAPVEPKKGPFWYKVPPAPVTPAQRAFNPPNQPRLRPSPVQGQEIQFRGTGTPQKQLTSSRHYEPAPEFAPATFFAQPGPDDPRNELTGMFSGSFSLEHESPKEEKPQSTWLGRLRNRTPASNKKK